A genomic region of Planococcus kocurii contains the following coding sequences:
- the rpoB gene encoding DNA-directed RNA polymerase subunit beta: MVGQLVQYGQHRQRRSFSRISEVLDLPNLIEIQSSSYEWFLEEGLREMFRDISPIEDFTGNLSLEFVDYSLAEPKYPVDESKERDVTYAAPLRVKVRLHNKETDEVKEQDVFMGDFPLMTETGTFVINGAERVIVSQLVRSPSVYFHDKTDKNGKKGFGATVIPNRGAWLEYETDAKDVVYVRIDRTRKLPVTVLLRALGFGSDQEIIDLLGDNEFLQNTLEKDNTESTEKALLEIYERLRPGEPPTVESAKSLLYSRFFDPKRYDLANVGRYKMNKKLHIKNRLFNQTIAETLADPETGEILVEAGTLIDRRVLDRLIPNLENGVGFHTVSQVGGVLEGEVTLQSIKIYAPNNEDQKEITVISNAYIEDKIKNVTPADIISSISYFFNLLYGVGNTDDIDHLGNRRLRSVGELLQNQFRIGLSRMERVVRERMSINDTQAIVPQQLINIRPVIASIKEFFGSSQLSQFMDQTNPLAELTHKRRLSALGPGGLTRERAGFEVRDVHYSHYGRMCPIETPEGPNIGLINTLSTFAKVNKFGFIETPYRRVDGETGLVTQHIDYLTADEEDNYVVAQANSKLNDDGSFVEEGIVARFRGENTIYKRGSIDYMDVSPKQVVSVATACIPFLENDDSNRALMGANMQRQAVPLLNPEAPFVGTGMEHLAARDSGAAVVAKNDGIVEFVEAKEISVRRIEVVDGNEVKGDLDVYRLQKFVRSNQGTSYNQRPIVKVGDRISKRDILADGPSMERGEMALGRNVLVAFMTWDGFNYEDAIIMSERLVKDDVYTSVHIEEYESDSRDTKLGPEEITRDIPNVGEDALRNLDDRGIIRVGAEVKDGDILVGKVTPKGVTELTAEERLLHAIFGEKAREVRDTSLRVPHGAGGIVLDVKIFNREDGDELPPGVNQLVRAYIVQKRKISVGDKMAGRHGNKGVISRILPEEDMPFMPDGTPVDIMLNPLGVPSRMNIGQVLELHLGMASRSLGIHMASSVFDGANEEDVLETMEESGMPLDGKTILYDGRSGEAFDNRVSVGIMYMIKLAHMVDDKLHARSTGPYSLVTQQPLGGKAQFGGQRFGEMEVWALEAYGAAHTLQEILTVKSDDVVGRVKTYEAIVKGESVPEPSVPESFKVLIKELQSLGMDVKMLTIDDEEIELRDLDEEEDLQPADSLNILPIADKEAPVGTID; this comes from the coding sequence TTGGTAGGTCAACTAGTTCAGTACGGTCAACATCGTCAACGCAGAAGTTTTTCGAGAATCAGTGAAGTGCTGGATCTTCCGAACTTGATCGAAATTCAATCATCATCTTATGAATGGTTTCTCGAAGAAGGGCTTCGCGAAATGTTCCGAGATATTTCACCGATTGAAGATTTCACAGGGAATCTATCACTCGAGTTTGTTGATTACAGTCTCGCGGAACCGAAGTATCCAGTCGATGAATCGAAAGAGCGCGACGTTACTTACGCAGCACCTTTGCGTGTTAAAGTGCGTCTGCACAACAAAGAAACAGATGAAGTAAAAGAGCAGGATGTCTTCATGGGAGATTTCCCATTAATGACAGAAACGGGTACTTTCGTCATCAATGGCGCAGAACGCGTTATCGTTTCCCAGTTAGTTCGTTCGCCAAGTGTTTATTTCCACGACAAGACAGATAAAAATGGTAAAAAAGGCTTTGGAGCAACTGTTATACCTAACCGTGGAGCATGGTTGGAGTACGAAACAGATGCGAAAGATGTCGTGTATGTCAGAATTGATCGTACACGTAAATTGCCAGTAACAGTTCTTTTAAGAGCTCTTGGATTTGGATCAGACCAAGAAATCATTGATTTGCTTGGAGATAACGAATTCCTTCAAAACACACTTGAAAAAGATAATACAGAGAGCACAGAAAAGGCGCTTCTTGAAATTTATGAACGCTTGCGCCCTGGTGAGCCACCAACGGTTGAAAGTGCGAAGAGCTTACTATATTCACGCTTTTTCGACCCAAAACGCTATGACTTAGCAAATGTTGGTCGCTACAAAATGAACAAAAAGCTCCATATTAAAAACCGTCTTTTCAACCAAACAATTGCCGAAACATTGGCAGATCCTGAAACAGGTGAAATTTTAGTTGAAGCAGGGACATTAATTGATCGTCGTGTACTGGATCGTTTAATTCCAAACTTAGAAAACGGTGTTGGTTTCCATACGGTTTCTCAAGTAGGTGGCGTTCTAGAAGGTGAAGTTACTTTACAGTCGATTAAAATTTATGCGCCGAACAACGAAGATCAAAAAGAAATCACTGTGATTAGTAATGCTTATATAGAAGATAAGATTAAAAATGTAACGCCAGCGGATATTATTTCTTCTATTAGTTACTTCTTTAACCTTCTTTACGGTGTTGGAAACACAGATGACATTGATCATCTTGGTAACCGCCGTTTGCGTTCAGTAGGTGAGCTTTTACAAAACCAATTCCGTATTGGTTTGTCTCGTATGGAGCGCGTCGTACGTGAGCGTATGTCGATTAACGATACACAAGCCATCGTACCTCAACAATTGATCAATATCCGCCCGGTTATTGCATCAATTAAAGAGTTCTTCGGTAGTTCTCAGCTTTCTCAGTTTATGGATCAAACGAATCCACTTGCTGAATTGACACACAAACGCCGTCTATCGGCTCTTGGGCCCGGTGGTTTAACGCGTGAACGTGCAGGTTTTGAAGTGCGTGACGTTCACTATTCACATTATGGCCGTATGTGTCCAATTGAAACCCCTGAGGGCCCGAACATTGGATTGATCAATACACTTTCAACATTTGCGAAAGTGAATAAGTTCGGTTTCATTGAAACTCCTTATCGTCGTGTAGATGGTGAAACTGGCTTAGTTACACAGCATATTGATTACTTGACTGCGGATGAAGAAGATAACTATGTAGTCGCTCAAGCCAACTCGAAATTAAATGACGATGGATCATTTGTTGAAGAAGGCATTGTGGCACGTTTCCGCGGGGAAAACACAATTTACAAACGCGGCAGCATTGACTATATGGATGTTTCTCCGAAGCAGGTCGTTTCCGTAGCAACAGCTTGTATTCCGTTCCTAGAAAACGATGACTCCAACCGAGCATTAATGGGAGCGAACATGCAACGTCAAGCAGTTCCTTTGTTAAATCCGGAAGCTCCTTTTGTAGGAACTGGAATGGAACATTTGGCGGCACGTGATTCTGGTGCAGCTGTGGTGGCAAAAAATGACGGTATTGTAGAGTTTGTGGAAGCAAAAGAAATTTCAGTTCGCCGCATCGAAGTTGTGGATGGCAATGAAGTTAAGGGTGACTTGGATGTCTACAGATTGCAGAAATTCGTTCGTTCGAACCAAGGGACAAGTTATAACCAACGCCCAATCGTTAAAGTTGGAGACCGTATTTCTAAACGTGATATTCTAGCCGATGGACCTTCAATGGAGCGCGGAGAGATGGCATTGGGAAGAAACGTACTGGTAGCCTTCATGACGTGGGACGGCTTTAACTACGAAGATGCGATCATCATGAGTGAACGTTTAGTGAAAGACGATGTTTACACATCTGTCCACATAGAAGAGTACGAATCTGATTCACGTGATACAAAACTTGGGCCAGAAGAAATTACGCGCGATATTCCGAACGTAGGGGAAGATGCATTACGTAACTTGGATGACCGTGGAATTATCCGTGTCGGAGCTGAAGTAAAAGATGGAGATATTCTAGTTGGTAAAGTAACACCTAAAGGCGTTACTGAATTAACTGCTGAAGAACGTCTTCTTCATGCTATTTTTGGTGAAAAAGCACGCGAAGTTCGCGATACATCGTTGCGAGTTCCTCACGGTGCTGGCGGTATTGTATTAGACGTTAAAATCTTCAACCGTGAAGATGGAGATGAGTTACCACCGGGTGTTAATCAGCTAGTCCGCGCATACATCGTTCAGAAACGTAAAATTTCTGTGGGTGATAAAATGGCCGGTCGTCACGGAAACAAAGGTGTTATTTCAAGGATTTTACCTGAAGAAGATATGCCATTCATGCCTGATGGCACGCCAGTCGACATTATGTTGAACCCACTGGGTGTACCGTCTCGTATGAATATCGGTCAGGTGCTTGAATTGCATCTTGGAATGGCTTCTCGTTCACTTGGAATTCATATGGCTTCATCTGTATTTGATGGAGCGAATGAAGAAGATGTGTTGGAAACAATGGAAGAGTCAGGTATGCCACTTGATGGTAAGACGATTCTCTATGATGGCCGTTCTGGGGAAGCGTTCGATAACCGTGTGTCTGTAGGGATCATGTACATGATCAAACTTGCTCACATGGTTGACGATAAATTGCATGCCCGTTCAACTGGACCTTACTCATTGGTTACTCAACAACCACTGGGTGGTAAAGCACAATTCGGTGGACAGCGTTTTGGTGAGATGGAAGTATGGGCACTAGAAGCATATGGTGCTGCACATACATTACAAGAAATCTTAACAGTCAAGTCGGATGATGTTGTAGGTCGTGTGAAAACGTATGAAGCAATTGTTAAGGGCGAAAGTGTACCGGAACCAAGTGTACCGGAATCATTTAAAGTTCTAATCAAAGAGCTTCAAAGTTTAGGTATGGACGTTAAGATGTTGACGATTGATGATGAAGAAATTGAATTACGCGATTTGGATGAAGAAGAAGATCTTCAGCCTGCGGATTCATTAAATATCCTACCAATCGCAGATAAAGAAGCACCGGTTGGAACAATTGATTAA
- a CDS encoding class I SAM-dependent methyltransferase, which translates to MSQHYYSKNPQIKSNPREWTDVLRGEKFRFQTDTGVFSKSEVDFGSRLLIEAFREADIDGPMLDVGCGYGPIGMAIAKAFPQKQVHMIDVNTRAIELAKTNVEKNEISNVQIYESDGLAAVEIDDFSAILTNPPIRAGKETIFRFYEEAAAKLMDGGSLWVVIQKKQGAPSTQVKLEELFGEVRVVDKKKGYFIFEARKI; encoded by the coding sequence ATGTCTCAACATTATTATTCTAAAAATCCTCAAATAAAAAGCAATCCTCGAGAGTGGACAGATGTGTTACGCGGCGAAAAATTCCGATTCCAAACCGATACAGGAGTTTTCAGCAAAAGTGAAGTCGATTTTGGTTCGCGTTTATTAATCGAGGCATTCAGAGAAGCTGATATTGATGGACCTATGCTGGATGTGGGTTGTGGTTACGGGCCGATCGGGATGGCAATCGCAAAAGCATTTCCTCAAAAACAAGTTCATATGATAGATGTGAATACACGAGCTATTGAACTAGCGAAAACAAATGTTGAAAAAAATGAGATCTCCAATGTCCAGATTTATGAAAGTGACGGATTAGCTGCGGTTGAAATTGATGATTTCTCAGCTATCCTAACAAATCCGCCAATTAGGGCTGGAAAAGAAACTATTTTCCGTTTTTATGAAGAAGCAGCTGCAAAGTTAATGGATGGTGGATCATTGTGGGTAGTTATTCAGAAAAAGCAGGGTGCTCCTTCTACACAAGTGAAATTAGAAGAACTTTTCGGAGAAGTAAGAGTGGTTGATAAGAAGAAAGGTTACTTTATTTTTGAAGCCAGAAAAATTTGA
- the rplL gene encoding 50S ribosomal protein L7/L12 yields the protein MTQEQILDAIKEMTVLQLNDLVKAIEEEFGVTAAAPVAAAGAGAAAEEEQTEFDVILTSAGDSKIKVIKAVREITGLGLKEAKALVDEAPKAIKEGVSKEDAEEMKGKLEEVGASVEVK from the coding sequence ATGACACAAGAACAAATCTTAGACGCAATCAAAGAAATGACAGTTCTTCAACTAAACGACCTAGTAAAAGCAATCGAAGAAGAGTTCGGCGTAACTGCTGCTGCTCCTGTTGCTGCTGCTGGTGCTGGCGCTGCTGCTGAAGAAGAACAAACTGAATTTGACGTTATTCTTACTTCTGCAGGCGATTCAAAAATCAAAGTAATCAAAGCAGTACGCGAAATCACTGGTCTTGGTCTTAAAGAAGCGAAAGCACTTGTAGACGAAGCTCCTAAAGCAATCAAAGAAGGCGTATCTAAAGAAGACGCTGAAGAAATGAAGGGCAAACTTGAAGAAGTTGGCGCTTCAGTAGAAGTTAAGTAA
- the rplJ gene encoding 50S ribosomal protein L10, giving the protein MSKAVETKKVVVQTIADKFNAAASVVVVDYRGLNVAQLTELRKQLREAGVEFKVYKNSMTRRATEMHGLEAINEHFTGPNAIAFSNEDVVAPARIINNFAKANEALEIKAGVIEGVVASADDMKALAELPSRDGLLSMLLSVLQAPIRNFAATTKAVADQKEEQGA; this is encoded by the coding sequence ATGAGCAAAGCAGTTGAAACGAAAAAAGTTGTCGTGCAAACAATCGCTGATAAATTCAATGCTGCAGCGTCAGTTGTAGTTGTTGATTACCGTGGATTGAACGTTGCACAATTAACAGAACTTCGTAAACAGCTTCGTGAAGCAGGCGTTGAGTTTAAAGTTTACAAAAACTCAATGACTCGTCGTGCGACTGAAATGCACGGACTTGAAGCAATCAACGAACACTTTACAGGACCAAACGCAATTGCATTTTCTAACGAAGATGTAGTAGCACCAGCAAGAATCATCAATAACTTCGCTAAAGCGAATGAAGCGCTTGAAATCAAAGCGGGCGTTATTGAAGGCGTAGTCGCATCTGCTGACGATATGAAAGCATTGGCAGAACTTCCATCACGTGATGGCTTGCTATCTATGCTACTCAGCGTACTACAAGCTCCAATCCGCAACTTTGCAGCTACAACAAAAGCAGTTGCAGATCAAAAAGAAGAACAAGGCGCTTAA
- the rplA gene encoding 50S ribosomal protein L1: MAKTGKKLQDAQKLIDRSKQYEAKEAIELAKKASTVNFDATVEVAFRLGIDTRKNDQQIRGAVVLPNGTGKTQSVLVFAKGEKLKEAEAAGADFVGDAEYIQKIQQGWFDFDVIVATPDMMGEVGKLGRVLGPKGLMPNPKTGTVTFDVTKAVQEIKAGKVEYRADKTGIIHAPIGKVSFDDSKLAENLEAIYDVVLKAKPSSAKGTYIKSLNVTTTMGPAVKVDPSKVVAK, translated from the coding sequence ATGGCTAAAACAGGCAAAAAATTGCAAGACGCACAAAAATTAATCGACCGCTCAAAACAATACGAAGCGAAAGAAGCAATCGAACTTGCGAAAAAAGCAAGCACGGTGAACTTTGACGCTACAGTGGAAGTGGCTTTCCGTCTAGGAATCGACACGCGTAAGAACGACCAGCAAATCCGTGGGGCAGTAGTACTTCCAAACGGAACTGGTAAAACTCAAAGCGTATTGGTTTTTGCTAAAGGCGAAAAACTTAAAGAAGCTGAAGCAGCTGGTGCTGATTTCGTAGGCGACGCTGAATATATCCAAAAAATCCAACAAGGATGGTTTGACTTCGACGTGATCGTTGCAACTCCTGACATGATGGGTGAAGTTGGTAAACTTGGACGCGTTTTAGGACCAAAAGGCTTAATGCCAAACCCTAAAACAGGTACAGTTACTTTTGACGTAACGAAAGCTGTTCAAGAAATCAAAGCGGGTAAAGTGGAATACCGTGCAGACAAAACAGGTATTATCCATGCGCCAATCGGGAAAGTTTCTTTTGATGACAGCAAACTTGCTGAAAACTTAGAAGCGATCTATGACGTAGTATTAAAAGCGAAGCCATCTTCTGCTAAAGGTACGTACATCAAATCATTAAACGTTACTACTACAATGGGGCCTGCTGTTAAAGTGGATCCATCTAAAGTAGTTGCTAAATAA
- the rplK gene encoding 50S ribosomal protein L11 translates to MAKKVVKVVKLQIPAAKANPAPPVGPALGQAGVNIMGFCKEFNARTADQAGLIIPVEISVFEDRSFTFITKTPPAAVLLKVAAGIESGSGEPNRNKVATVKRDKVREIAETKMPDLNAASVEAAMLMVEGTARSMGITIED, encoded by the coding sequence GTGGCTAAAAAAGTTGTTAAAGTTGTAAAATTGCAGATACCTGCAGCAAAAGCTAATCCAGCGCCACCAGTTGGTCCAGCATTGGGTCAAGCAGGTGTTAACATCATGGGATTCTGTAAAGAGTTTAACGCGCGTACGGCAGATCAAGCAGGACTGATCATTCCAGTTGAGATTTCAGTATTTGAAGATCGTTCATTTACATTCATTACGAAAACTCCGCCCGCAGCTGTTCTATTAAAAGTAGCAGCCGGTATTGAATCAGGTTCAGGCGAACCGAACCGCAATAAAGTAGCGACTGTGAAACGCGACAAAGTTCGCGAAATAGCAGAAACTAAAATGCCAGATCTAAATGCTGCTTCAGTAGAAGCTGCAATGTTGATGGTTGAAGGTACTGCTCGCAGTATGGGCATTACAATCGAAGACTAA
- the nusG gene encoding transcription termination/antitermination protein NusG: MEKNWYVVHTYSGYENKVKANLEKRVETMGMEDLIFRVIIPEEQETDFKDGKKRTVMRKTFPGYVLVELIMTDESWYVVRNTPGVTGFIGSSGGGAKPTPLLDEEVEFILKQMGMTERKVDIDFAVADTVEVMEGPFANFQGKVEEIDDTKGKVKVAIDIFGRETKMELDFEQVQKV; this comes from the coding sequence ATGGAGAAAAATTGGTATGTAGTCCACACGTATTCCGGGTATGAAAACAAAGTTAAAGCAAATTTAGAAAAGCGTGTCGAAACAATGGGTATGGAAGATCTGATCTTTCGCGTCATCATTCCCGAAGAACAAGAAACAGATTTTAAAGATGGTAAAAAGCGTACAGTAATGCGTAAGACCTTCCCGGGATATGTTTTGGTTGAATTGATCATGACAGATGAATCTTGGTATGTAGTCAGAAATACACCGGGTGTTACAGGATTTATCGGTTCATCAGGTGGAGGAGCAAAACCAACGCCGTTATTAGATGAAGAAGTTGAATTTATCTTGAAACAAATGGGTATGACAGAACGCAAAGTGGACATTGACTTTGCGGTTGCGGATACAGTTGAAGTAATGGAAGGGCCATTTGCTAATTTCCAAGGAAAAGTCGAGGAAATTGATGATACAAAAGGCAAAGTAAAAGTAGCGATTGACATCTTCGGTCGCGAAACCAAAATGGAACTGGATTTCGAGCAAGTTCAAAAAGTATAA
- the secE gene encoding preprotein translocase subunit SecE, giving the protein MGNISGFFKNVVSEMRKVSWPKRKELTRYTIVVLSTCIFMALFFTIVDAGISELFRWFVAL; this is encoded by the coding sequence ATGGGTAACATTAGCGGTTTCTTTAAAAATGTCGTTTCGGAAATGCGGAAAGTAAGCTGGCCGAAACGAAAAGAACTAACTCGTTATACAATCGTTGTTCTTTCTACTTGTATTTTTATGGCTCTCTTTTTCACAATAGTCGATGCAGGCATCTCGGAATTATTCCGTTGGTTCGTAGCATTATAA
- the rpmG gene encoding 50S ribosomal protein L33 — protein MVKKIVLSCSKCASRNYTVPAKAEASTRLELKKFCAHCNEHTVHKQTI, from the coding sequence GTGGTCAAAAAAATTGTATTAAGCTGCTCAAAATGTGCATCTCGTAATTATACGGTTCCTGCGAAAGCAGAAGCTAGCACACGTTTGGAACTCAAAAAATTCTGTGCTCATTGCAATGAGCATACCGTGCATAAACAAACGATATGA
- the sigH gene encoding RNA polymerase sporulation sigma factor SigH encodes MENHDQVQPQRFTGMTDEELVSLVHSGNTEALDFLITKFRPFVRMKARSYFLIGADKEDIIQEGMIGLYKAIRDFKSDKLSSFRAFAELCIIRQIITAIKTATRQKHIPLNSYISLDKPIYDEESDRTLMDVLTGNGVDDPEDLVIHNEEFQYMEEKMGEVLSELEREVLALYLDGQSYQEISEKLERHVKSIDNALQRVKRKLERHLQINEMPSS; translated from the coding sequence GTGGAAAATCATGATCAAGTTCAGCCCCAACGATTCACCGGTATGACAGATGAGGAACTTGTCAGTTTAGTCCACAGTGGAAATACGGAAGCACTGGATTTTTTGATTACAAAGTTCCGTCCTTTTGTTCGAATGAAAGCCCGCTCGTATTTTCTGATCGGCGCTGACAAAGAAGACATTATTCAAGAAGGCATGATTGGTTTATACAAGGCGATTCGGGATTTTAAAAGTGATAAATTATCTTCGTTTCGTGCATTTGCGGAATTATGTATTATTCGTCAAATCATCACCGCTATTAAAACAGCAACTCGACAGAAGCATATTCCGTTAAATTCGTATATCTCGTTGGACAAGCCAATTTACGATGAAGAGTCTGACCGGACTTTAATGGATGTACTGACGGGCAATGGCGTAGACGATCCGGAAGATTTGGTCATTCATAACGAAGAGTTTCAGTATATGGAAGAAAAAATGGGAGAAGTACTAAGTGAACTGGAACGTGAAGTGTTAGCCCTTTATTTAGATGGTCAATCTTATCAAGAAATTTCAGAAAAGCTTGAACGCCATGTAAAATCAATTGATAACGCATTACAGCGAGTCAAGAGAAAACTTGAGCGTCACTTACAGATCAATGAGATGCCAAGCTCCTGA
- a CDS encoding NYN domain-containing protein, translated as MNILLVDGYNIIGDWVELQELKKDKLANARDRLIERMAEYRSYKGWRVIIVFDAHLVPGIEAKNLHHDVEVIYTKESETADERIEKLATSLHTRRDQVYVATSDLTEQWVIFGKGALRISARELEIEMTEIQENITKKVKEIQEQRGISKIPLSGEVAEIFEKWRRGLK; from the coding sequence ATGAATATTCTGCTGGTTGATGGATACAATATCATTGGAGACTGGGTCGAACTGCAGGAACTGAAAAAAGATAAATTGGCGAATGCCAGAGATCGTCTTATTGAGCGGATGGCTGAATACCGGAGCTATAAGGGATGGCGTGTTATCATCGTTTTTGACGCTCATCTTGTTCCGGGAATTGAAGCCAAAAATCTGCACCACGATGTTGAAGTCATTTACACAAAAGAAAGCGAAACGGCAGATGAACGGATCGAAAAATTGGCGACAAGCTTGCATACTCGCCGCGACCAAGTTTATGTAGCGACTTCGGATTTAACAGAGCAATGGGTTATTTTTGGTAAAGGAGCTCTACGAATTTCAGCAAGAGAACTAGAAATTGAAATGACTGAAATACAGGAGAACATCACTAAAAAAGTAAAAGAAATCCAGGAGCAGCGCGGGATTTCAAAAATACCGCTGTCTGGAGAAGTAGCGGAAATTTTCGAAAAATGGCGAAGAGGCTTGAAATGA
- the rlmB gene encoding 23S rRNA (guanosine(2251)-2'-O)-methyltransferase RlmB, producing MTEEELAPEIIGGKNPVLEALRADRDINKIWIAEGVQKKGITELLQLAKDRGVIVQSVPKKKIDGLTDTNHQGIAAAVAAYNYASLDDLFDAASAKSEDPFFLILDELEDPHNLGSIMRTADAIGVHGLIIPKRRAVGLTGVVAKASTGAIEHVPVVRINNLSQTVDELKKRGVWIAGTDAKESVDYRKMDASLPLAVIIGSEGKGMSRILREKCDFLYQLPMVGHVTSLNASVAASLLMYEVYRKRNPLD from the coding sequence ATGACTGAAGAAGAGTTGGCACCGGAAATAATTGGCGGTAAGAACCCCGTACTCGAAGCGTTACGAGCAGACCGGGATATTAATAAAATCTGGATTGCTGAAGGTGTCCAGAAAAAAGGCATTACTGAATTATTGCAGTTGGCAAAAGACAGAGGCGTCATTGTCCAGTCAGTTCCAAAGAAAAAAATTGACGGTTTGACGGATACTAATCATCAAGGAATCGCAGCAGCAGTAGCTGCTTATAATTACGCAAGTCTGGATGATTTGTTTGACGCAGCTTCGGCAAAGAGTGAAGATCCATTTTTCTTGATCTTAGATGAGCTAGAAGATCCGCATAATTTAGGGTCTATCATGAGAACAGCGGATGCAATTGGCGTTCATGGTTTGATTATTCCAAAGCGTCGTGCAGTTGGTTTGACTGGGGTTGTGGCAAAAGCTTCAACGGGCGCGATTGAGCATGTGCCAGTCGTGCGCATTAATAACTTGTCACAAACTGTAGATGAACTAAAAAAGCGCGGGGTATGGATTGCCGGTACTGATGCAAAAGAGTCGGTTGATTACCGAAAAATGGATGCATCTTTGCCACTAGCCGTTATTATTGGTAGCGAAGGCAAAGGCATGAGTCGGATTTTGCGTGAAAAATGTGATTTTCTTTATCAATTGCCTATGGTAGGTCATGTCACGTCGCTTAATGCGTCAGTAGCAGCAAGCTTGTTGATGTACGAAGTTTATAGAAAGCGCAATCCATTGGATTAA
- a CDS encoding Mini-ribonuclease 3 — protein MTILRKNDVDQLNALALAYMGDAVYEQAVREHLLRSGRSKPNILHRQSTTFVSAKAQAVVLKRLTEEGFLTEAELAIMRRGRNAKSGSVPKNTDVQTYNFSTAFEAVLGWLYLKEEQARVDEIISYAIEIIEELGGGLK, from the coding sequence TTGACTATTTTACGAAAAAACGATGTAGATCAACTCAATGCACTTGCTCTTGCCTATATGGGAGATGCGGTTTATGAGCAAGCAGTACGTGAGCATTTATTGCGCTCTGGCCGTTCAAAACCGAATATTTTGCATCGCCAATCAACTACTTTCGTTTCTGCTAAAGCGCAAGCAGTGGTGTTAAAGCGGCTGACAGAAGAAGGGTTTTTAACAGAAGCCGAATTGGCGATCATGAGAAGAGGACGCAACGCCAAGTCTGGGTCCGTACCAAAAAATACCGATGTACAAACTTATAATTTCAGTACCGCTTTTGAAGCGGTACTGGGCTGGTTGTATTTAAAAGAAGAACAAGCGCGTGTGGACGAAATCATTTCCTATGCGATTGAGATCATTGAAGAGCTGGGAGGCGGATTGAAATGA